Proteins from one Halovivax limisalsi genomic window:
- a CDS encoding ABC transporter substrate-binding protein encodes MSETDGAVRRVAPTRRQTISAGGIAGASLLAGCLGDEAPEGDEEPAGNRSSAGDGSYSVTMEPVGTVAFESVPERWIAYDGGYADMGVALGQADGMTGIGGADRYYTDVYDELPGVSVDHDRLEAHPEVRTREEFYELDNDVHLYDPGMLINWFDWDQADVDEIAEQVGPFVGNLIFRRSDQWHDYRYYTLYEAFERVATVFQERERFEAFADLHDAFVADLQAQLPPADERPSVLLTYDETATPDAFSPYRLNDRGTSKKQWRDLGVQDALAGTGVENLSTTDRGKLDYEALLELDPDVILLRGHERTSAAQFRDEIVPYMAEHPVGGELTAVENGRVYRGGYLHQGPIHNLFLTERAAKQLYPDVFGDVTDDTELFDRQRVADIVTGEI; translated from the coding sequence GTGAGCGAGACTGACGGGGCGGTTCGACGGGTTGCGCCGACGCGCAGACAAACGATCTCGGCCGGCGGGATCGCCGGGGCCTCACTCCTGGCCGGCTGTCTCGGCGACGAAGCGCCCGAAGGTGACGAGGAACCCGCCGGGAATCGCTCCTCGGCGGGCGACGGATCCTACTCGGTCACGATGGAGCCGGTCGGAACCGTCGCGTTCGAGTCCGTCCCCGAGCGCTGGATCGCCTACGATGGCGGCTACGCGGACATGGGCGTCGCGCTCGGGCAGGCCGACGGCATGACCGGCATCGGCGGTGCCGATCGGTACTACACGGACGTCTACGACGAACTGCCGGGCGTGAGCGTCGATCACGACCGGCTCGAGGCGCATCCGGAGGTCCGGACCCGGGAGGAGTTCTACGAACTCGACAACGACGTCCACCTCTACGACCCCGGGATGCTGATCAACTGGTTCGACTGGGACCAGGCAGACGTCGACGAGATCGCGGAGCAGGTCGGCCCGTTCGTCGGAAACCTGATCTTCCGGCGGTCGGACCAGTGGCACGACTACCGCTACTACACGCTCTACGAGGCGTTCGAACGGGTCGCGACGGTGTTCCAGGAGCGCGAGCGATTCGAGGCGTTCGCCGACCTCCACGACGCGTTCGTCGCCGACCTCCAGGCGCAGTTGCCGCCCGCCGACGAGCGCCCGAGCGTCCTGCTCACGTACGACGAGACGGCGACGCCCGACGCGTTCTCGCCGTATCGCCTCAACGATCGCGGGACGAGCAAGAAGCAGTGGCGCGACCTCGGCGTCCAGGACGCGCTCGCGGGCACGGGCGTCGAGAATCTGAGCACGACCGATCGCGGCAAACTCGACTACGAGGCGTTGCTCGAACTCGACCCGGACGTGATCCTCCTTCGCGGCCACGAGCGAACGTCCGCCGCGCAGTTCCGCGACGAGATCGTCCCGTACATGGCGGAGCACCCCGTCGGCGGCGAGCTGACCGCCGTCGAGAACGGGCGCGTCTACCGCGGCGGCTACCTCCACCAGGGTCCGATCCACAACCTCTTTCTCACAGAGCGGGCGGCGAAACAGCTCTACCCCGACGTGTTCGGCGACGTGACCGACGATACGGAACTGTTCGACCGGCAGCGGGTTGCAGACATCGTCACCGGAGAGATCTGA
- a CDS encoding ABC transporter substrate-binding protein, protein MNDDTTDATRTGVPTRRDAIASGGAVVGGLLAGCIGADGSGDGDSEAAPTETGTDGGSEVAEDGGYSVSISPVGEVSFEEPPERVYTGLPNTADMAIAAGQAEGITSVYFPEYHGTLLNNFYERLDGVSFEWDGLTDSWKLDKEGFYELDSDVHLTDPAYASTLETIDADDVAEIGEEIAPWIGNYYSNTHSTPPTKWADDYQYYGLWEIFETVASVFRSTERYRALHEEYRNLRSTIEAGLPPSDERPTVALTFPTEDSIGIFHLNAPGFLAAHTRPLGAVDAFADAEFEQTAQIDMEAMAEADPDVILALFRLASGYSIEATRDRFETDPVGRTISAVEAGRIFSQGIRYQGPITTLFQLEMTAKQLYPDRFGEWPGYVDGEPYPELPEAERLFDRQRVADIVTGEI, encoded by the coding sequence ATGAACGACGACACCACCGACGCGACTCGAACGGGTGTACCGACGCGACGAGACGCGATCGCGTCCGGCGGCGCGGTCGTCGGCGGGCTGCTGGCCGGTTGTATCGGTGCGGACGGGAGCGGGGACGGCGACAGCGAGGCCGCGCCGACAGAGACGGGAACCGACGGCGGAAGCGAAGTGGCCGAGGACGGGGGCTACAGCGTTTCGATCTCGCCCGTGGGCGAGGTCAGCTTCGAGGAGCCCCCGGAGCGCGTCTATACGGGGTTGCCGAATACCGCGGACATGGCGATCGCCGCGGGGCAAGCCGAGGGGATCACCTCGGTCTACTTCCCCGAATACCACGGAACCCTGCTGAACAACTTCTACGAACGGCTTGACGGCGTCTCGTTCGAGTGGGACGGGCTCACCGATTCGTGGAAGCTCGACAAAGAGGGCTTCTACGAACTCGACAGCGACGTCCACCTCACCGATCCGGCCTACGCGTCGACCCTGGAGACCATTGACGCCGACGACGTCGCGGAGATCGGCGAGGAGATCGCGCCGTGGATCGGCAACTACTACAGCAACACGCACTCGACGCCGCCGACGAAGTGGGCGGACGATTACCAGTACTACGGACTCTGGGAGATATTCGAGACCGTCGCGAGCGTGTTTCGGTCCACGGAGCGCTATCGGGCCCTGCACGAGGAGTACCGGAACCTCCGCTCGACGATCGAAGCGGGGCTGCCCCCGAGCGACGAGCGGCCGACCGTCGCCCTCACGTTTCCGACCGAAGACAGCATTGGGATCTTCCACCTGAACGCGCCGGGATTCCTCGCCGCTCACACCCGGCCGCTCGGTGCCGTCGACGCGTTCGCCGATGCGGAATTCGAGCAAACCGCCCAGATCGACATGGAGGCGATGGCGGAGGCGGACCCAGACGTGATCCTCGCCCTGTTCCGGCTGGCGTCCGGGTACAGCATCGAAGCGACGAGAGATCGCTTCGAGACCGATCCGGTCGGACGGACGATATCGGCCGTGGAGGCCGGCCGGATATTCTCACAGGGGATCAGGTATCAGGGGCCGATCACCACCCTCTTCCAGCTCGAAATGACAGCCAAGCAACTGTATCCTGACCGCTTCGGGGAGTGGCCGGGATACGTCGACGGCGAACCGTACCCGGAACTACCCGAAGCCGAGCGACTGTTCGACCGGCAGCGGGTTGCAGACATCGTCACCGGAGAGATCTGA
- a CDS encoding ABC transporter substrate-binding protein has product MNDDTNDANRSAAPTRRETITYGGAVAIGGLLAGCIGSDGSGDGEETPNETAAGPDEAADPDGETASGSTSYEACIEPAGCQTFEAVPETYIVNNGEWADMAFALGQREGFLTATNMIPGFLFEPFGLDVPPEDETTSLSAADWDKEIFYELDPDVILMDPTYMHETGWDDAWDEADTEELAEHVAPFFGNNILRRREFHDYRLYTLYEAFERLADLFQERERYEALAAVHEDVQQTVRARLPPEADRPSIALVNSASDPAEGTFYPMNTQVEGVEMKPYRDLGIESAFPDSMVDAGTIDYEQLLEVDPEIIVVHWGIGTTGETDGFSAAAFRERYVTPMAEDAVGSQLTAVRNDAVFPGAFGSQGPLVNLLQTELVARQLYPETFGAFDPDRFPDVPADDRLFDRQRVRDIVDGEV; this is encoded by the coding sequence ATGAACGACGACACCAACGACGCGAATCGATCGGCGGCACCGACGCGCAGAGAGACGATCACCTACGGCGGCGCGGTCGCCATCGGCGGGCTGCTGGCCGGCTGTATCGGTTCGGACGGAAGCGGAGACGGCGAGGAGACGCCGAACGAGACGGCGGCGGGACCGGACGAGGCGGCCGACCCGGACGGGGAGACGGCATCCGGATCGACGTCCTACGAGGCCTGCATCGAGCCGGCGGGTTGTCAGACGTTCGAGGCGGTCCCCGAGACCTACATCGTGAACAACGGCGAGTGGGCCGACATGGCCTTCGCGCTCGGCCAGCGCGAGGGCTTTCTGACGGCGACGAACATGATCCCGGGGTTCCTGTTCGAACCGTTCGGGCTCGACGTCCCGCCCGAGGACGAAACCACGTCGCTCTCGGCGGCCGACTGGGACAAGGAGATCTTCTACGAACTGGATCCCGACGTCATCCTGATGGATCCGACGTACATGCACGAGACGGGCTGGGACGACGCCTGGGACGAGGCTGATACCGAGGAGCTCGCCGAACACGTCGCGCCGTTCTTCGGCAACAACATCCTTCGCCGGCGCGAGTTCCACGACTACCGGCTCTACACGCTGTACGAGGCGTTCGAACGGCTCGCCGACCTCTTCCAGGAACGCGAGCGCTACGAAGCGCTCGCGGCCGTCCACGAGGACGTCCAGCAGACGGTGCGGGCGCGGCTCCCGCCCGAAGCCGACCGCCCGTCGATCGCGCTCGTCAACAGCGCCTCCGACCCCGCCGAGGGGACGTTCTATCCGATGAACACGCAGGTCGAGGGCGTGGAGATGAAACCCTACCGGGACCTGGGCATCGAGAGCGCGTTCCCCGACTCGATGGTCGACGCGGGAACCATCGACTACGAGCAACTGCTCGAGGTCGACCCCGAGATCATCGTCGTCCACTGGGGGATCGGCACGACCGGCGAGACGGACGGCTTCTCCGCGGCGGCGTTCCGCGAGCGGTACGTCACCCCGATGGCCGAAGACGCCGTCGGCAGCCAGCTCACGGCCGTCCGGAACGACGCCGTCTTTCCCGGCGCCTTCGGCTCGCAGGGGCCGCTCGTGAACCTGCTCCAGACCGAGCTGGTCGCCCGGCAGCTGTACCCCGAGACGTTCGGCGCGTTCGATCCGGATCGCTTCCCCGACGTTCCGGCGGACGATCGGCTGTTCGACCGCCAACGGGTGAGAGACATCGTCGACGGCGAGGTCTGA
- a CDS encoding HIT family protein gives MSTIFSQIVDGEIPARVVYEDEATFAFLDANPLAPGHTLVIPKEEYERLNDVPEDVASALYATIHALVPAVEDAVDADASTVAFNNGEAAGQEVPHVHCHIVPRFEGDGGGPIHAIAGETPDLSDGELDEIASDIETRV, from the coding sequence ATGTCCACGATATTCAGCCAGATCGTCGACGGGGAGATCCCCGCCCGCGTCGTCTACGAGGACGAGGCCACGTTCGCCTTTCTCGACGCGAACCCGCTCGCGCCGGGCCACACGCTCGTCATCCCGAAGGAAGAGTACGAACGGTTGAACGACGTCCCCGAGGACGTCGCGTCGGCCCTCTACGCGACGATCCACGCCCTCGTCCCCGCCGTCGAGGACGCGGTCGACGCCGACGCGAGCACCGTCGCGTTCAACAACGGCGAGGCGGCCGGCCAGGAGGTCCCACACGTTCACTGTCACATCGTCCCGCGGTTCGAGGGCGACGGCGGCGGCCCGATTCACGCGATCGCCGGGGAGACGCCCGACCTCTCGGACGGCGAACTGGACGAAATCGCAAGTGACATCGAAACCCGGGTGTGA
- a CDS encoding phosphatase PAP2 family protein: MTRGVGEHALIRETLPDWLAVLFGLVTQLGDTWFLLVLLAVLFWRARPSRSGVAFVTGAWLAGIGLYRGLKVTLALPRPAATPLDPQTLPTAVETLYQLTAFGAGYGFPSGHAVNSTVVYVGLATVWTACTVRRRYGVAGAIVLGVTTSRIVLGLHFLVDVVVGAGLALGLLAGIRALGRHVGSDTPTVAFATAVPFAGFYAVASGGTLESIALAVAAVGGLIGWRRYRSRLDD, from the coding sequence ATGACCCGAGGCGTCGGCGAACACGCGCTGATCCGGGAGACGCTGCCGGACTGGCTGGCCGTCCTCTTCGGGCTCGTAACCCAGCTCGGCGACACCTGGTTCCTCCTCGTCCTGCTCGCGGTCCTCTTCTGGCGGGCGCGTCCCAGTCGGTCCGGCGTCGCGTTCGTCACCGGCGCCTGGCTCGCCGGCATCGGACTCTACCGCGGCCTCAAGGTGACGCTCGCGCTCCCCAGGCCGGCGGCGACGCCGCTGGACCCCCAGACACTGCCGACCGCCGTCGAGACGCTCTACCAACTCACCGCGTTCGGCGCCGGCTACGGCTTCCCGAGCGGCCACGCCGTCAACTCGACGGTCGTCTACGTCGGCCTCGCGACCGTCTGGACCGCCTGCACCGTCCGGCGGCGGTACGGGGTCGCCGGCGCGATCGTCCTCGGCGTCACCACCTCGCGGATCGTCCTCGGGCTGCACTTCCTGGTCGACGTCGTCGTCGGCGCCGGGCTTGCCCTCGGCCTCCTGGCCGGGATCCGCGCGCTCGGCCGGCACGTCGGATCCGACACGCCGACCGTCGCCTTCGCGACGGCGGTTCCGTTCGCGGGATTCTACGCGGTCGCGAGCGGGGGAACTCTCGAATCGATCGCGCTCGCCGTCGCCGCGGTCGGCGGCCTGATCGGGTGGCGCCGGTACCGATCGAGGCTCGACGACTAG
- a CDS encoding aldehyde dehydrogenase family protein, whose protein sequence is MAFEIHDRYQLFVDGAFVDAADGETRETIDPATGEPIATVAEATATDVDRAVEAAAAAQPEWAATSAAERGRILQRVARSVREHADELAELESRDQGKPVSQAHHDVEGVARFFEYYGGAADKLEGRTAPTGADKLAFTEREPYGVSGQIVPWNFPVNLTARGVAPALAAGNAVVVKAAPTTPLSALRLAELASEAGVPDGALNVLTGGAEPGEALSDHGDVDVLTFTGSVPTGQAVMQSAAETITPVTLELGGKNAAIVTPEADLGSAVFWTSIGIFTNGGQICSAADRAVVHESIYDDFVESVVDRAESYDLGPGVEDPGMGPLNHESHYESVLEYIDVGVNEGATLATGGEAADREGFFVEPTVFTDVEPDMRIAQEEIFGPVLTVIPYGDPAEAVDIANGVEYGLTGGVFSQDVDEALSLARRVDAGTVYVNEWFGGTPETPFGGTKKSGIGREKGLEALDAYLQTKSITVNLDDPTA, encoded by the coding sequence ATGGCATTCGAAATTCACGATCGGTACCAGCTGTTCGTCGACGGCGCGTTCGTCGACGCGGCCGACGGCGAGACGCGCGAGACGATCGATCCCGCGACCGGCGAGCCCATCGCCACCGTCGCTGAGGCGACCGCGACCGACGTCGATCGGGCCGTCGAGGCGGCCGCGGCGGCCCAGCCCGAGTGGGCGGCCACGTCCGCGGCCGAGCGCGGACGAATCCTCCAGCGCGTCGCTCGCTCGGTTCGCGAACACGCCGACGAACTGGCCGAACTCGAGAGTCGCGACCAGGGCAAGCCGGTGTCGCAGGCCCACCACGACGTCGAGGGCGTCGCCCGCTTCTTCGAGTACTACGGCGGCGCCGCCGACAAGCTCGAGGGCCGGACAGCGCCGACGGGCGCCGACAAGCTCGCGTTCACCGAGCGCGAACCCTACGGGGTGAGCGGCCAGATCGTCCCGTGGAACTTCCCCGTCAACCTGACCGCGCGCGGCGTGGCGCCGGCGCTGGCGGCCGGCAACGCCGTCGTCGTCAAGGCGGCGCCGACGACGCCGCTCTCGGCGCTCCGGCTGGCCGAGCTGGCGAGCGAGGCGGGCGTCCCCGACGGCGCGCTCAACGTGCTGACCGGCGGCGCCGAGCCCGGCGAGGCCCTCTCGGATCACGGCGACGTCGACGTCCTGACGTTCACCGGCAGCGTGCCGACGGGGCAGGCAGTGATGCAGTCCGCGGCGGAGACGATCACGCCCGTGACGCTCGAACTCGGCGGGAAGAACGCCGCGATCGTCACGCCGGAGGCCGACCTCGGCTCGGCGGTCTTCTGGACCTCGATCGGCATCTTCACGAACGGCGGCCAGATCTGCTCGGCGGCCGACCGCGCCGTCGTCCACGAGTCGATCTACGACGACTTCGTCGAGAGCGTCGTCGACCGCGCGGAGTCGTACGACCTCGGCCCTGGCGTCGAGGATCCGGGAATGGGGCCGCTCAACCACGAATCGCACTACGAGAGCGTCCTGGAGTACATCGACGTCGGCGTGAACGAGGGCGCGACGCTCGCGACGGGCGGCGAGGCGGCCGACCGCGAGGGCTTCTTCGTCGAGCCGACGGTCTTCACCGACGTCGAGCCCGACATGCGCATCGCCCAGGAGGAGATCTTCGGCCCCGTGCTGACGGTCATCCCATACGGCGATCCTGCCGAGGCCGTCGACATCGCAAACGGCGTCGAGTACGGCCTCACCGGCGGCGTCTTCTCGCAGGACGTCGACGAGGCGCTCTCGCTCGCCCGCCGCGTCGACGCGGGCACCGTCTACGTCAACGAGTGGTTCGGCGGCACGCCCGAGACGCCCTTCGGCGGGACGAAGAAGAGCGGGATCGGTCGCGAGAAGGGACTCGAGGCCCTCGACGCGTACCTCCAGACGAAGTCGATCACCGTCAACCTGGACGATCCGACGGCCTGA
- a CDS encoding glycerophosphodiester phosphodiesterase — MPSRIPRRLAASRRSFLAGAGAAIAGGSALGPVLHRGELPGSPPSIVGHRGAGGLAPPNTMAAIEAGLEAGVDGIELDVWRTLDGELLLFHDAVLNWESSAEGLIESTAWGEIEGETIGGEPLIRLPRALERLAAADVDVYVELKAPGFEEEVIETVESYGLRDRLTIISFDRAALEPVRETDVPIGLVGTVPSGGLVEAAVDLGAASVFSHYTPHAIGSYIDEAAEAGLTTGIWKLVETSGTLHDSLEAGPDVFVTNYPDQAIELLGSQ; from the coding sequence ATGCCCTCCAGAATTCCACGTCGACTCGCCGCTTCCCGGCGGTCGTTCCTCGCCGGAGCGGGCGCCGCCATTGCGGGCGGCTCGGCGCTCGGTCCCGTACTCCACAGGGGTGAATTACCGGGATCTCCCCCGTCGATCGTCGGCCATCGGGGCGCCGGCGGTCTCGCGCCGCCGAACACGATGGCGGCGATCGAGGCCGGGCTCGAGGCCGGCGTCGACGGGATCGAACTCGACGTCTGGCGAACCCTCGACGGCGAGTTGCTCCTCTTTCACGACGCCGTCCTCAACTGGGAGTCCTCGGCCGAGGGGCTGATCGAGTCGACGGCCTGGGGCGAGATCGAGGGCGAGACGATCGGCGGGGAACCGCTGATCCGGCTGCCGCGCGCGCTCGAGCGCCTGGCGGCGGCCGACGTCGACGTCTACGTCGAGCTCAAGGCGCCCGGCTTCGAGGAGGAGGTGATCGAAACCGTCGAATCGTACGGCCTGCGCGATCGGCTGACGATCATCTCGTTCGATCGGGCCGCCCTCGAACCGGTCCGCGAGACGGACGTTCCGATCGGCCTGGTCGGGACGGTCCCCTCGGGCGGCCTGGTCGAGGCGGCCGTCGACCTCGGCGCCGCGTCCGTCTTCAGCCACTACACCCCCCACGCGATCGGGTCGTATATCGACGAAGCGGCCGAGGCCGGGCTCACGACCGGGATCTGGAAATTGGTCGAAACCAGTGGGACGCTGCACGATTCGCTCGAAGCCGGGCCGGACGTCTTCGTGACGAACTACCCGGACCAGGCGATCGAACTCCTCGGCAGCCAGTAA
- a CDS encoding A24 family peptidase has translation MTLAFVSASVPDLLRLLALPVFVWAAVLDVRTRRVPSEAWIPLGVLGAVLLVWDGWTAYAADVHTWQAFLLPAATSLGFVVALAYLFWWFGGFGGADAKAVMILAMVFPVVPSYELVGVTFPLAGGDELLPFSLSILANGVLVGLAVPVGLAIRNALAGRFTPAMILGWPVSAERVETTHGRLLETPTGTTLSGLDLDALRMYLRWRGLTLSDVRADPDRYRDPASLPAEPNPPTDGAVDVERPATDGGAETGATDEPEANDGAAIGENVDVTDDVVVDASTDAVTDPWGADAFLDSIDGSAYGTSPEQLRDGLDVLAETETAWVSPGTPFLLPLLAGLVIALVYGDLLVSLLV, from the coding sequence GTGACACTCGCGTTCGTCTCGGCGTCCGTTCCCGACCTCCTGCGCCTGCTCGCGCTGCCGGTCTTCGTCTGGGCGGCCGTCCTCGACGTCAGGACTCGCCGGGTGCCGAGCGAGGCCTGGATCCCGCTCGGCGTCCTCGGGGCGGTCCTGCTGGTCTGGGACGGGTGGACCGCCTACGCGGCGGACGTCCACACCTGGCAGGCGTTCCTGCTGCCCGCGGCGACGAGTCTCGGCTTCGTCGTGGCGCTCGCCTACCTCTTCTGGTGGTTCGGCGGTTTCGGCGGCGCCGACGCGAAGGCGGTGATGATCCTCGCGATGGTGTTTCCCGTCGTTCCGAGCTACGAACTCGTCGGCGTGACGTTCCCGCTGGCCGGCGGCGACGAGTTGCTGCCGTTCTCGCTGTCGATCCTGGCCAACGGCGTGCTCGTGGGGCTCGCGGTCCCGGTCGGGCTGGCGATCCGGAACGCCCTCGCCGGCCGGTTCACGCCCGCGATGATCCTCGGGTGGCCCGTTTCCGCGGAGCGAGTCGAGACGACCCACGGCCGACTGCTCGAAACCCCGACGGGCACCACGCTCTCCGGCCTCGATCTCGACGCGCTCCGGATGTACCTCCGCTGGCGCGGCCTGACGCTGTCGGACGTTCGAGCGGACCCGGACCGCTACCGCGATCCCGCGTCGCTCCCCGCGGAGCCGAACCCGCCGACGGACGGCGCCGTCGACGTCGAGCGGCCGGCCACCGACGGTGGGGCCGAGACCGGGGCGACCGATGAACCCGAGGCGAACGATGGGGCCGCCATCGGCGAGAACGTCGATGTGACCGACGACGTGGTCGTCGACGCGTCGACCGACGCGGTGACCGATCCCTGGGGCGCCGACGCCTTCCTCGACTCGATCGACGGCTCGGCCTACGGCACGTCGCCGGAGCAACTTCGCGACGGCCTCGACGTCCTCGCCGAAACCGAAACCGCCTGGGTCTCGCCGGGAACGCCGTTTCTCCTCCCGCTGCTCGCCGGACTGGTGATCGCGCTCGTCTACGGCGATCTGCTGGTCTCGCTCCTCGTCTGA
- a CDS encoding phosphotransferase family protein has protein sequence MNDRTPAELRARAADVEVREVLHAVPPHDVFEVEVDGRRAVCKVSVDERGAAGVEGRTLRRVDRETSVPVPEILDVGSNWFLAAYRGDAPEEPPDDDRVLETAWLRAAGRTLATLHEDARFDRPGLLAIDGDPSDPASGLRVDAPSGATWPDALDDLLAIYERSVAGTGYADAIVEVRDFLSAHAERFAALEGTTASLLHGWFTPDHVAVAGGEATCVIDFEHALAGNPEWDYWRTAIALFRAGGWDGPDDAESTFRDAYESVRPLPTGFDERADAYRAFVAASHLDSLATQRGIDDETREVAAFLSTHVTEAVDNCRESWADG, from the coding sequence ATGAACGACCGTACGCCGGCCGAGTTACGGGCGCGAGCGGCCGACGTCGAGGTGCGAGAGGTGCTCCACGCCGTCCCGCCACACGACGTCTTCGAGGTCGAAGTCGACGGCCGACGCGCCGTCTGCAAGGTGTCGGTCGACGAGCGCGGAGCGGCCGGCGTGGAGGGGCGCACCCTCCGGCGAGTCGATCGCGAGACGTCGGTGCCGGTACCGGAGATACTCGACGTCGGTTCGAACTGGTTCCTCGCCGCCTATCGTGGCGACGCACCCGAAGAGCCGCCCGACGACGACCGGGTCCTCGAGACGGCGTGGCTCCGCGCGGCGGGTCGCACCCTCGCGACGCTCCACGAGGACGCGCGGTTCGACCGACCGGGGCTGCTCGCAATCGACGGCGATCCATCGGATCCGGCGAGCGGTCTCCGGGTCGACGCGCCGTCGGGGGCGACCTGGCCGGACGCGCTCGACGACCTACTCGCGATTTACGAACGAAGCGTCGCGGGAACGGGCTACGCCGATGCGATCGTCGAGGTTCGCGACTTTCTGTCCGCCCACGCCGAACGCTTCGCCGCGCTCGAGGGCACGACGGCGTCGCTGCTCCACGGCTGGTTCACGCCGGACCACGTCGCCGTCGCCGGCGGCGAAGCGACCTGCGTCATCGACTTCGAGCACGCGCTCGCGGGGAACCCGGAGTGGGACTACTGGCGGACGGCAATCGCGCTGTTCCGGGCCGGCGGCTGGGACGGCCCTGACGACGCCGAATCGACCTTCCGCGACGCCTACGAGTCCGTCCGGCCGCTACCGACGGGGTTCGACGAGCGCGCCGACGCCTATCGGGCCTTCGTCGCGGCCTCGCACCTCGACTCGCTCGCGACCCAGCGCGGGATCGACGACGAGACGCGGGAGGTAGCGGCGTTCCTGTCGACGCACGTCACGGAGGCGGTCGATAACTGCCGAGAATCGTGGGCGGACGGGTGA
- a CDS encoding Sjogren's syndrome/scleroderma autoantigen 1 family protein, protein MSETEDDGGIDKEALREELREKYERDEQKRESTRRMSDLLLKGATMTNGHCGTCGDPIFRQNGVNFCPTCHGGPEGVDASVPAEGQGDDPDADGRQPPAAGTAPSDAPPAADDGESADAGTPRADGTVAPTDSDAAPATDDTGSPRDAGASIADAGETGGRNGAADDRSFEPSNSPTNPDAGRSPRTPNATGDGADPRADRHSSFDAEDGPRAPAKGDLGSARESLTVALERFAREAAATDDPRYARECLEAAREAADALGALRR, encoded by the coding sequence ATGAGCGAGACGGAGGACGACGGCGGCATCGACAAGGAAGCCCTCCGTGAGGAGCTTCGCGAGAAGTACGAACGGGACGAGCAAAAGCGCGAGTCGACCCGGCGGATGAGCGACCTCCTGCTGAAGGGCGCGACGATGACGAACGGCCACTGCGGCACCTGCGGCGACCCGATCTTCCGCCAGAACGGCGTCAACTTCTGTCCGACCTGCCACGGCGGGCCCGAGGGCGTCGATGCGTCCGTCCCGGCGGAGGGCCAGGGCGACGACCCCGACGCCGACGGGCGCCAGCCGCCGGCGGCCGGAACCGCGCCGTCCGACGCCCCGCCGGCCGCTGACGACGGCGAATCGGCCGATGCGGGCACACCGCGAGCCGACGGCACCGTCGCACCGACCGACAGCGATGCCGCGCCGGCCACCGACGACACGGGCTCGCCCCGCGATGCCGGCGCGTCGATCGCCGACGCCGGGGAGACCGGTGGCCGGAACGGTGCGGCCGACGACCGCTCGTTCGAGCCGTCGAACTCGCCGACGAACCCGGACGCGGGACGCTCGCCCCGGACGCCGAACGCGACCGGTGACGGGGCCGATCCCCGGGCCGATCGGCATTCGTCGTTCGACGCAGAAGACGGTCCCCGGGCCCCGGCGAAGGGCGACCTCGGAAGTGCACGCGAGTCCCTGACCGTCGCGCTGGAGCGTTTCGCCCGCGAGGCGGCCGCGACCGACGATCCGCGCTACGCTCGCGAGTGTCTCGAGGCGGCCCGCGAGGCCGCGGACGCGCTGGGCGCGCTACGTCGGTGA
- a CDS encoding GNAT family N-acetyltransferase, whose amino-acid sequence MTLPDEYELRETLPSPADFIRLRRAAEMAPRSAAGVERGLPNSLFGVTVVHGPTGETVGMGRVVGDGGTVYQLTDMAVHPDHQRRGLGSAILAALDAWIDETAPPNAYVNLLADVDGFYERFGYEETRPASKGMFRRTE is encoded by the coding sequence ATGACTCTGCCGGACGAGTACGAGCTTCGTGAAACGCTTCCGTCGCCCGCGGATTTCATCCGGTTGCGCCGGGCGGCCGAGATGGCGCCTCGATCCGCCGCGGGCGTCGAACGGGGTCTGCCGAACTCGCTGTTCGGCGTTACGGTGGTCCACGGTCCCACCGGAGAGACCGTCGGCATGGGCCGCGTCGTCGGCGACGGCGGCACCGTCTACCAGCTCACGGATATGGCCGTCCACCCGGACCACCAGCGGCGCGGTCTCGGATCGGCGATCCTGGCGGCGCTCGACGCGTGGATCGACGAGACCGCCCCGCCGAACGCCTACGTCAACCTCCTCGCGGACGTCGACGGCTTCTACGAGCGGTTCGGCTACGAGGAGACGCGCCCGGCGTCGAAGGGGATGTTTCGACGGACCGAGTGA